Below is a genomic region from Mycolicibacter hiberniae.
CGGCAGGTTCTCGGGGTAGATGTACGGGTTGGCCGGGCCGACCAGTTCACTGACGGTGTCGAGCGCGTAGCCGTCGCCGCCGAGGAACTCGTAGACCTTGGGCGCGCCCTCGGCAAGGTTGCGGATGGCGCAGAACAACTCCGGGCTGTACTCGTCCAGCAGCGCCGAGACCGGAACCAGATCGGCGAACTGGGCCCGGAAGTACGGACCGAACCGCCCGGTGATGTCCGCCCCGAGGTTGCCCACCCCGGCGGCGCCCAGCAACGCGGCGTCCAGTTCCTTCTGCTGGTTGGTGATCGTCTTGACGGTCACCACCGAGCTGTCCAAGAAGCCGATCAGATCCGGCGCCCCGTCGGCGTAAACCTCGCCCAAGTTGGCGAAACCCTTGAGGTCGCGCCGGAACAACGGCATCCGCTCATTGGCGTCATCGAGGATCGTATTGGCGTTGACCAGGGATTCGCCGAGCTTGTCGCCCAGCCCGGTCAGTGCCTCCGCCGCGGCGTGCAGCGTCAGGTTCAGTTTGATCGGGTCGATGTGTTCGGACAGGTTGTTGATCGTCTCGAACAGCGTGTTGAGCTCGGTAGTCACCGAGGTCGCGATGATGTTCTTGCTGGTGATGCGTTCCCGCGCAGGGTGTTCCGGCGCGGTCAGCGAGACGTACTTGTTGCCGAACAGCGTGGTCGCCATGATGTCGGCCTTGACGTTCGACGGAATGAGCTTGAGGTACTTCGGGTTCACGTCGAGGGCGAACTTGGCGGCCGGCTTGCTCTCGTACTCGGTCGGCGTGATGCTCGAGACGCGCCCGATCTGGACCCCGTTGTAGGTCACCGGGCCGCCCGGATCCATCACCAGACCGGCGCGCGGGGCCACCATGGTCAATGTCGTCGTCTTGGTGAAAGCGCCACGGAACTGGCCGTAGACGAGGCCGGCGATGAGCGCCAGGACCGCGAAGGTCACCAGGCCCGCGAGCCGGTACGGCGGGTTGTGGACTTTGTTCTGCTTCCCGTTTGCCATCCGCGTCACATCGTTAGGTTGAAGTTGGGGTCGACGCCGTAGAGCGCCAACGCGGCGAGCAGCACGACAGTGGGCACGGTGATCAGGGACAGGCGCATCGACTGGCCGACCGCGCTGCCCACGCCGACCGGACCGCCGCTGGCGTTGAAGCCGTAATAGCAGTGGGTGATCATGACCACCACCGCGATCAATATGGTCTCGATGAAGGACCAGAACACGTCATCTGGCCGCAGGAACGTTCGGAAGTAGTGCTCGTAGGTGCCCGAGGACTGGCCGAAGAACAATGTGGTGACGATCTGCGGTGCAGCGAACGCCATGATCAGTGCGAGCGCGTAGAGCGGAATGATCACGGTGAAACCGGCCACCACCC
It encodes:
- a CDS encoding MCE family protein, translating into MANGKQNKVHNPPYRLAGLVTFAVLALIAGLVYGQFRGAFTKTTTLTMVAPRAGLVMDPGGPVTYNGVQIGRVSSITPTEYESKPAAKFALDVNPKYLKLIPSNVKADIMATTLFGNKYVSLTAPEHPARERITSKNIIATSVTTELNTLFETINNLSEHIDPIKLNLTLHAAAEALTGLGDKLGESLVNANTILDDANERMPLFRRDLKGFANLGEVYADGAPDLIGFLDSSVVTVKTITNQQKELDAALLGAAGVGNLGADITGRFGPYFRAQFADLVPVSALLDEYSPELFCAIRNLAEGAPKVYEFLGGDGYALDTVSELVGPANPYIYPENLPRYNARGGPGGAPGCWQEITHDFWPAPYLVADTGVSQAPYNHFDTGSPLAVDYVWGRQVGDNTINP